TCACGAAATTTCTCAAATATAGCATAAATGCCGAAACCCCTTTTCTGACAAAAATCATTGTTGGAATTCTGAAATGTCTGTTTCTTGCGCAAAATTATGAGTCGGCATAGTTGGCTATGAGTTGTAGGATAGGAAGGTATCTAGGCTGCTTTCCGCTGTAGAGATGAAATTATTTCAGCAGGATTAACCTGCATCTTTTCTTCAAAGTTAGAAGGTTGAAGTTTTATATCACACCGAAGTGGGATTTCTGAGAGAAACAGAAATCCCACTTTCATTTATAATTACCCCTACTCCCATTCTGCTGTAAGAGTATGCAACTTTGCACTCGTTTGCGGTTATTTATGCAAAAATGAGCAAGAGCGGGTTGTGATTGATTGGCGTATTTTGGTTACTTTTGTTGAAGCAAGCGACCTCCAGTTGCTTTAAAAATATACAATTACCTTGTATGAATACTACCTATCAGCTGCAGAACTTCGAGAGTTGGGTTAGACGACGGTTCGACATTTACAATAGCATTTTCCTTGGATTGTCGGCCAACGCAAGCAATGGCATTCTACTTGGTCACTTCGCTGCCCACGTGGAGAGAGGCATTCATAAGGGACAATCGCCTGTTGAAATTATCGAAAGCTTCTCGAAGGAGCACCATAGCGATGCCACTGAGGAGCAGCTACTTTCGTTGCTGACTGGCTTTGTTGGCATCATAGAGCGCCAGGTGGTTGTGTTTGACGCGGTGGAGGATTCGGCTTTCGACAAGATCAACGATCTCGCCGGCTCCAACTCCCTGAAGATTGTACTGAAGAACTTTTTAAATAGGGGGTTGACGGAGGAGCTGCTGGCAACCTTGAGGGACCTGAAAATTCGGCTGGTGCTTACTGCCCATCCCACGCAGTTTTACTCAGGTTCCATTCTTTCCATCATCACCGCGCTCGATAAGGCCATTCGAAATAACGATATCGACACCATAAGCGATCTGCTGCAGCAGCTGTCGTATACAAATTTTTACAACGAAAAAAAGCCTACACCGCTCGATGAGGCACACCACCTTGTTTGGTATTTGGAGAACTCGTTTTACAATGCCGTTATGGCCATACACGACGAGCTATTCTACATTCTGCCATCGGAGGGTTACATCAACTTTAACTTGGTGGAGCTGGGCTTCTGGCCAGGCGGGGACCGCGACGGTAACCCGTTTGTTACCGCAGAAATAACCGAAAAGGTGGCCGATCTTCTGCGCTATGCAATTTTGAGAAAATACTATCACGCTGTTAGGCAGCTTAAGCGGCATATGACCTTTGGTGGCGTGGCCGATGAACTGCAAAGTATTGAAAAGGTTCTCTCAGGCTGCATCTACGGTTGCGAGTCGGTGAGCGCCAAGTGGCTGCTCGAGAAGTTTGAGGCGCTTGATGCCCTTGTTCAGAAGAGTTTTTCCGGTCTCTACTCCAGCGAGCTGCGCCGGCTTATTAATACCATAAAGATTTTTGGAACCCAC
The genomic region above belongs to Williamwhitmania sp. and contains:
- a CDS encoding phosphoenolpyruvate carboxylase, whose amino-acid sequence is MNTTYQLQNFESWVRRRFDIYNSIFLGLSANASNGILLGHFAAHVERGIHKGQSPVEIIESFSKEHHSDATEEQLLSLLTGFVGIIERQVVVFDAVEDSAFDKINDLAGSNSLKIVLKNFLNRGLTEELLATLRDLKIRLVLTAHPTQFYSGSILSIITALDKAIRNNDIDTISDLLQQLSYTNFYNEKKPTPLDEAHHLVWYLENSFYNAVMAIHDELFYILPSEGYINFNLVELGFWPGGDRDGNPFVTAEITEKVADLLRYAILRKYYHAVRQLKRHMTFGGVADELQSIEKVLSGCIYGCESVSAKWLLEKFEALDALVQKSFSGLYSSELRRLINTIKIFGTHFAAIDVRQDSTIHRKVFAELVPEFGSGINEKNDAEQVAWFEQLHQSSVDFSGLSEIASETCLSVKAIKNIQGHNGEKGCNRYIISNCGRASDVMLLYRLFTINGWAEEQLTVDLIPLFETIDDLASCDEVME